The genome window AAGAAATCTTTTTGCTCCATTTTCTTTTTTATACAGGACTTTTACTACCAATATAGCACTATTTCCTGCTAAAAATCTCCCCGGCTCAAATATCCATACAATTTCATCTCTTAAGGGAGAAAATGCACTTACTATCGCTTTTTTATATTCATTTAAGGAAGGAATCTTTTCATCTTTATATGTTATGCCCAATCCCCCTCCTACATCTATATATCTTATGTTTATATCCTTTTCTTTCAATTTCAAAACAAGTTGAAAAATCTTTTCGCTGCTTTCTCTTAAAGGGGACAGGTCTGTAAGTTGTGAACCGATGTGAAAGTGAATGCCTGCCACATCTATACAGCTTAGGCCTTTTGCATGCTGGTAAATATTTAGTGCCTCATCATAGGGAACACCGAATTTATTTTTTTTCAAACCGGTGGAAATATAAGGATGCGTTTTGGGGTCTATCTCCGGATTGACACGCACCGCGATTCGGGCTTTTTCCTTTTTGGAACAGGCAATTTTATTTATTTTTTTTAGTTCACTTAAAGATTCTACATTGAACATGAGTATATCTTTATCCAGTGCATATTCAATTTCCCAATCTTCTTTTCCTGCCCCGGCGAAGACAATTTTAGAAGATGGGATATTTGCTTTTTTTGATATGTAAAGTTCTCCACCTGATACGATATCTGCGCCACTCCCCAGGTTAGAAAGTATTTTTAATAGTGATAAATTGTTGTTTGCCTTCACTGCAAAGCAAATGATATGTTTTTCTGAAAATGTTTTGGAAAAGTCCAAAAACTGCTGTTTTAGATAATTTTCAGAATAAATGAAGACTGGTGTTTTTATTTTTTCGGCAATCTCTCTAACTGCCACATCTTCGCAAAAAAGCTCTTTATTCCTGTAATGAAAGGCATCCATGTGAGAAATATAGAAGAGATAAGATTTTT of Deltaproteobacteria bacterium contains these proteins:
- the lysA gene encoding diaminopimelate decarboxylase, producing MDAFHYRNKELFCEDVAVREIAEKIKTPVFIYSENYLKQQFLDFSKTFSEKHIICFAVKANNNLSLLKILSNLGSGADIVSGGELYISKKANIPSSKIVFAGAGKEDWEIEYALDKDILMFNVESLSELKKINKIACSKKEKARIAVRVNPEIDPKTHPYISTGLKKNKFGVPYDEALNIYQHAKGLSCIDVAGIHFHIGSQLTDLSPLRESSEKIFQLVLKLKEKDINIRYIDVGGGLGITYKDEKIPSLNEYKKAIVSAFSPLRDEIVWIFEPGRFLAGNSAILVVKVLYKKENGAKRFLITNGGMNDLIRPALYNAYHEILPVITKKRNKEKMDVVGPICESCDFLAQERFIEDVEEGEYLAVHSCGAYGFSMSSNYNARLKACEVLVNGKNWRIIRRRESLEDLTAYETD